Proteins co-encoded in one Actinomadura luteofluorescens genomic window:
- a CDS encoding SAM-dependent methyltransferase gives MAESSPQIPTGVPTAARVYDVMLGGKDNYEVDRAVAEASLSIMPELRAIALHNRAMLHRVVRHLAAEEGITQFLDLGSGLPTVRNTHEVAQEVNPQAHVVYVDIDPIVLAHGRAILADNANTTVVTADIRRPEDLLGRPDVRALIDFDRPVCVMLVGILHHLADDEKPGRIVQVLRDAMPSGSFFFITNFTRLGDAPESVALEKQLLEQLGSGRVRTPAELAAFFDGLEILSPGLVPLPLWRPDEPVLDASTIDVRFMTGGVGRKP, from the coding sequence ATGGCCGAGTCGTCCCCGCAGATCCCCACCGGCGTTCCGACCGCGGCACGCGTCTACGACGTGATGCTCGGCGGCAAGGACAACTACGAGGTGGACCGGGCCGTGGCCGAGGCCAGCCTCTCGATCATGCCGGAGCTGCGGGCCATCGCCCTGCACAACCGCGCGATGCTGCACCGCGTCGTCCGCCATCTCGCCGCCGAGGAGGGGATCACCCAGTTCCTCGACCTGGGATCGGGGCTGCCGACCGTCCGCAACACCCACGAGGTCGCCCAGGAGGTCAACCCGCAGGCCCACGTGGTGTACGTCGACATCGATCCGATCGTGCTGGCGCACGGGCGGGCGATCCTGGCGGACAACGCCAACACCACCGTGGTGACCGCGGACATCCGGCGGCCCGAAGACCTTCTCGGCCGGCCGGACGTCCGCGCGCTGATCGACTTCGACCGGCCCGTCTGCGTGATGCTCGTCGGGATCCTGCACCACCTCGCCGACGACGAGAAGCCCGGCCGGATCGTCCAGGTGCTGCGGGACGCGATGCCCAGCGGCTCCTTCTTCTTCATCACCAACTTCACCCGGCTGGGCGACGCCCCCGAGTCCGTCGCGCTGGAGAAGCAGCTCCTGGAGCAGCTCGGCAGCGGCCGCGTCCGCACCCCCGCCGAGCTGGCCGCCTTCTTCGACGGCCTCGAGATCCTGTCGCCCGGCCTCGTCCCGCTCCCGCTGTGGCGTCCCGACGAGCCCGTCCTGGACGCCAGCACCATCGACGTCCGCTTCATGACGGGCGGCGTCGGCCGCAAGCCCTGA
- a CDS encoding ABC-F family ATP-binding cassette domain-containing protein: MSTNSAITLRDLTFEWPDGSVALDGVSDTFGTGRTGLIGRNGVGKSTLLKLIAGELRPTSGQIDTTGEVGYLPQSLTLRRDTTVSELLGIHGVLAAMKAVESGDVDQRHFDAIGDDWDIESRADEALHQIGFSAGDLGRRVAEVSGGEAMLIAITGLRVRRTPITLLDEPTNNLDRPARARLAELTDQWPGTLVVVSHDLELLERMDHTAELFAGGLDTFGGPYSAWKEHRENEQAAAVQAARSAQQALKVEKRQRAEAETKLARRERTARKTQKDGGIPKILAGNRASKAQASAGSMRSTLDHKVQAAQAAVDAADERVRDEEHIHLVLPDPGVPRGRRIAELVDQNRTVVIQGPERVALIGANGTGKSTLIAQLVHAAEPVPGRPRGSLSTELVGYLPQSLDGMDDDASAMTNVQAVAPGTPPGTIRNQLARLLLRGDSVDRPVSTLSGGERFRVSLARLLLAEPPAQLLILDEPTNNLDIASVEQLAEALDAYRGALLIVSHDHAFLERIGVDTIVELDGDGRMHQRRDLGL; this comes from the coding sequence ATGTCTACCAATTCCGCCATCACGCTCCGCGACCTGACCTTCGAGTGGCCCGACGGCTCCGTCGCGCTCGACGGTGTCAGCGACACGTTCGGCACCGGCCGGACGGGCCTGATCGGCCGCAACGGCGTCGGCAAGTCGACCCTGCTCAAGCTCATCGCGGGTGAACTGCGCCCGACGTCGGGGCAGATCGACACCACGGGCGAGGTCGGGTACCTGCCGCAGTCCCTCACTCTGAGGCGGGACACCACGGTCTCCGAACTGCTCGGCATCCACGGCGTCCTCGCGGCGATGAAGGCCGTCGAGTCCGGCGACGTCGACCAGCGCCACTTCGACGCGATCGGCGACGACTGGGACATCGAGTCCCGCGCCGACGAGGCGCTGCACCAGATCGGCTTCTCCGCGGGCGACCTCGGCCGCCGCGTGGCCGAGGTGTCCGGCGGTGAGGCGATGCTGATCGCGATCACCGGGCTGCGCGTCCGGCGCACCCCGATCACGCTGCTCGACGAACCCACCAACAACCTCGACCGCCCGGCCCGCGCCCGGCTGGCCGAGCTCACCGACCAGTGGCCCGGGACGCTCGTCGTCGTGAGCCACGACCTCGAACTGCTGGAGCGCATGGACCACACCGCCGAACTCTTCGCAGGGGGGCTCGACACCTTCGGCGGCCCGTACAGCGCGTGGAAGGAGCACCGGGAGAACGAGCAGGCGGCCGCGGTACAGGCGGCCCGCTCGGCCCAGCAGGCGCTCAAGGTCGAGAAACGCCAGCGCGCCGAGGCCGAGACGAAGCTCGCGCGCCGCGAGCGCACCGCGAGGAAGACGCAGAAGGACGGCGGGATCCCGAAGATCCTCGCCGGCAACCGGGCCAGCAAGGCGCAGGCGTCCGCGGGATCGATGCGGTCCACGCTCGACCACAAGGTGCAGGCCGCCCAGGCCGCCGTCGACGCGGCGGACGAGCGCGTCCGCGACGAGGAGCACATCCACCTCGTCCTCCCCGATCCGGGCGTTCCCCGCGGGCGGCGCATCGCCGAACTGGTGGACCAGAACCGGACCGTGGTGATCCAGGGCCCGGAACGGGTGGCGCTCATCGGCGCGAACGGCACCGGGAAGTCGACTCTGATCGCGCAGCTCGTCCACGCCGCCGAACCGGTCCCGGGACGTCCGCGCGGCAGCCTGAGCACCGAGCTCGTCGGCTACCTTCCGCAGAGCCTCGACGGGATGGACGACGACGCCAGCGCGATGACCAACGTCCAGGCCGTCGCCCCGGGAACACCGCCCGGCACGATCCGCAACCAGCTCGCCCGGCTGCTACTGCGCGGTGACAGCGTGGACCGCCCGGTCAGCACGCTCTCAGGCGGAGAACGATTCCGCGTCTCTCTGGCCCGCCTCCTCCTCGCGGAGCCGCCCGCTCAGCTGCTGATCCTGGACGAGCCCACGAACAACCTCGACATCGCAAGCGTCGAGCAGCTCGCCGAAGCGCTCGACGCGTACCGGGGAGCACTCCTCATCGTCAGCCACGATCACGCCTTCCTCGAAAGGATCGGCGTCGACACCATCGTCGAACTCGACGGCGACGGACGGATGCACCAGCGGCGGGACCTCGGCCTCTGA